CGTTTCGGCGGGCGTGCGGTGCTGGACGCCGTCGATCTGGAGGTCGCCGAGCACGAGATCGTGTGCGTGCTCGGGCCCAGCGGCAGCGGCAAGTCGACGCTGCTGCGGGCGGTGGCCGGGCTGCAACCCCTCGACTCCGGGCGGGTGTCGCTCGACGGGCGCGACCAGGCGGGCGTGCTCGCGCACCGGCGCGGCGTCGGGCTGATGTTCCAGGACCACCAGCTGTTCCCGCAGCGGGACGTGGGCGGCAACGTCGCCTTCGGACTGCGTATGCACGGTGCGTCGAAGCGGCAACAGGCCGAGCGCGTACAGGAGTTGCTTGACCTGGTCGGCCTGCCGGGCGCGTCCCGCCGGGCCGTCGCGGCGCTGTCCGGCGGGGAGCAGCAGCGGGTGGCGCTGGCCCGGGCCCTGGCGCCGAGCCCCCGGCTGCTGATGCTGGACGAGCCGCTGGGCCAGCTCGACCGGTCGCTCAGGGAGCGGCTGGTCGTCGAACTGAGGGAACTCTTCGGCCGGTTGGGCACGACCGTGCTCGCCGTGACGCACGACCAGGGGGAGGCCTTCGCGCTGGCCGACCGGGTCGTGGTGATGCGGGACGGGCGGATCGCCCAGTCCGGTACGCCCCTTCAGGTATGGCAGCGGCCGGCCGACGCGTTCGTGGCCCGCTTCCTCGGCTTCGAGAACGTCGTCGAAGCGACGGTCGGGGCGGAGGCCGCGGACACGCCGTGGGGCAAGGTGCCGGTGCCGGAGGGCGCCCCGCAGGGCACGCGGACCCTGCTCGTGCGGCCCGCAGGCGTGCGCCTGGTGCCCGCCGGCACGGGCCTGCGCTGCACGGTGACCGCGCGCACCTTCAAGGGCACCCATGTCGCCGTCCACCTCCAGCCGGAGGACGCCCCGCGCCTGGAGGCGGCGTGCGCGCTGCGGTCGTCGCCGGAGGTCGGGGACGAGGCCGGGGTGGAGTTCGACGCGGCCGAAATCGTGGTGCTCGGCTGATCGGCTGCCGCCTAAGGTGCGGGGCATGACGCTACTCGCACACGACCGCTACTGCGACGAAATCGCCCACCAGGTCGCCCTGTTGAGGTCCGTGGTGACGTCCGGCGCCGATCTGTCCGGCACCGTGCCGACCTGCCCGGACTGGTCGCTGGAAGATCTGGTCCGGCACATGGGCGGCGCCATGCGCTGGGTGGAGTTCATCGTGCGGACCCGGGCCGAGGAGGAAGTGCCCGAGGAGCGGGTGCCGGGCCTGGCCGGACCCGGAACCCGGGGTGACGCCGCCGTACTGGACGCATGGCTGGCGGAGGGCGGCGAGCAGGTCGTCGCGGCGCTGCGGGAGGCCGGGCCGGACACGAAGGTGTGGAGCTGGGCGGGGATCCTCAACTCCGGGTTCTGGGCCCGACGGATGACACACGAGATCACCGTGCACCGCGCGGACGCCACGCTCGCCGCCGGACTGCCCTACGACGTCGCGCGCGACGTGGCCGCCGACGCGATCGACGAGTGGCTCCAGATCGTCGAGTACGTGCAGCGGACGGCTCCGCAGGACACGGTGGGGGAACTGCGCGGCCCGGGCCGCAGCATCCATCTGCACGCCACCGACACCGGGTCCGGCCTGAACGCCGAGTGGCTCGTCGAGCTCACCGAGGACGGTGTCGCCTGGCGCCGGGGCCACGAGAAGGCCACGGTCGCCCTGCGCGGGCCGCTCACCTCCGTCCTGCTCGCCTTCTACCGCCGGCTGCCGCTGGACGCCCCGGAGTTGGAGGTGCTGGGAGAGCGGGAACTGCTGGATTTCTGGCTGGAGCGGGCGACCTTCGGGTGAGACGGGACGTGGCCCGCCCCCGGTCGGGAACGGGCCACATCAGACGGTGCGAAGGCGTCAGCTGTCGCTGTTCGCCCCACGCCGGCGCATGCCGAAGAACACCGCGCCGCCACCGACGACGACCAGAACCGCCGCGATGCCGGCGATGATGCCGGTGTTGGAGTTGGCGCCCGTCTCGGCGAGGTTGGAGTCACCGGCCGCGGGCGCGGGCGCGTTGCCCGCCGGCGTGGTGCTCTCGCTCTCCGACGGCGACGGAGCCGGGGTGTCGGTCTCCTCGGCCGGCTTCGAGGGGGAGGCCGACGGCGTCGGCGTGGCCGGCTCGGTCGCCGGCGGCTTCTCCTCTGCCTTCTTGCAGGCCGTGGCCGGGGTGACGAGGTTCGGCTTGATGTCCTCGTCGACGTACGGAGTGGCCTTGACGTGGATGCGGTACTCCGCGTTCGGCTTCCAGTCCTCGGCGAAGGTGATGGTGGTGCCCTCGCGCGAGCCCTTGACCACCTGCTCGCCGACCTTCTTCTGGTCGGCGCCGTTGTTCTCCAGGTACACGGTGACGGTCGCCGGGATGCCGGCGGGGTCCACGTCGGTGACCGTGATGACGCCCTTGCCGCCATCGCACTTCGCCTCGGCCGAGAACTCGTTGATGTTGCAGGCGAGCGCGTTGCCGGCGGCACCGAGCGCGAGCGCGGCCGAGGCGGAGACGACACCGAGGATCCGCACGGAACGTGCGACGGTACGGCGCGAAGCCGTACGACGGGATACGGACAGAACTGCCACGTTTGTCCTTTACAGGATGCGCAAATGCGGGGGGTGGAGGCAGTGTTGACTGAACATCAGCACTACCCAGAGGCTCACAGGTCTATAAGCGCCGCATAAGTAGTGTCAACGCATATGCAGGTTGCAAGCACTTGCTTTGCCAGCTTATTAACCGCCGAGACGTTTCAACGCCTCCGGCGCCTCCTCGATCCGCTCCACCAGCGCGATCCGCGCCTCCATCGAACGGCCCCTGGCCAGCGACCGGAGCAACGGCCACGTCGGCAGCTTCTCCGTCCAGTGCGCCCGGTTCACCAGCACCATCGGCGTCGGCTCGCCCCGCGACTCGTAGTAGTTGGGCGTCGCGTTGTCGAAGATCTCCTGTACGGTGCCGGCGGCCCCCGGCAGGAACACCACGCCCGCGTTGGACCGGGCCAGCAGGCCGTCCTCGCGGGTGGCGTTGGCGAAGTACTTGGCGATGTGCGACGCGAAGGCGTTCGGCGGCTCGTGGCCGTAGAACCAGGTCGGGATGCCGACGGAACGCCCGCCTTGCGGCCAGCGCGTGCGTATCTCGAAGGCGGCCGTCGCCCAGTGGGTGACCGACGGCGTGAAGTTCGGTGCCTTGGCGAGCAGTTCGAGCGACTCGGTGAGCATCTCGTCGCCGAACGGGGCGGCGTACGCGCCGAGGTTCGCGGCCTCCATCGCGCCCGGGCCGCCGCCCGTGGCGACGGTGAAACCGGCACGGGCCAGCTCCCGGCCGAGACGTGCCGCCCCCGCGTACTCCTGAGTGCCACGGGCCATCGCGTGGCCGCCCATCACGCCCACGACCCGGGCGCCGGACAGGAGTTCGTCGAGTGCGTCCGAGACGGAGTCGTCGTGGACCGCGCGCAGCATGGAGGCGTAGATGTCCCGGTCCGCCTTCGTGTGCTGGAACCAGGCGTACGCCCGGGCGTCGGGCGTGGCCTCGTAGCCGTCCGCCAGCGACTCGAAGAGCTCGTCCGGCGAGTAGACGTGGCCGCGGTACGGGTCGAAGGGCAGATCCGGGACCGGCGGGAAGACCAGGGCGCCGTCCGTGCGGATCTTCGCGGCGGCCTCCTCGCGCATCGCGCAGCCGAGGAAGACGGCGCCCGCCGTGTCCGTGGTGAGCAGTTCGCGCGTACGGTCCGTCAGGTCGACGGCCTGGACGCGGTGACCGGCGAGCGTGCCGCGCGCCGAGACGGTCGCGTCGAACTCCTCGAGCGTCTCGATCTCACGGTCGTCGTGGTGGGCCGCATGGGCGGGCATCGTCTGCACCCGCCCATGCTGGCACAGCCATGTCTCAGCCCTCGACGGCCGACGGGTCCATCCACACGACCTCGAAGGTGTGGCCGTCCGGGTCGTCGAAGGCGCGGCCGTACATGAACCCGTGGTCCTGGGTCTCGCCGGAGACGGAACCGCCCGCCGCGACCGCCTTCTCGACCAGCTCGTCCACCTTCTCGCGGCTCTCGGAGCTCAGCGCGATCAGTACCTCGCTGGTCTTCGTCGAGTCCGCGATCTCCTTCTTGGTGAACTGGGCGTACTTCTCCTTGGTGTGCACCATCACGACGATGGTGTCGCTGATCACGACCGAGGCGGTCGAGTCGTCGCTGAACTGCTCGTTGATCGTGAAGCCCAGCTCGGTGAAGAACTTCTTCGAGGCGCCGAGGTCGCTGACGCACAGGTTCACGAAGATCATCTGCTGGTACATGCGGGGTCTCTCCCATCGGGTCCGTGTCGTTACGTGGGGATAGACCGGGGGCCGGCGTGGAACTCATCGCCGTACGGAGATTTTTTCGTACGGGTTTTTCAGCGGGGTCGGCCTGTTCAGCGGGCCAGCGGCAGCGCCGCCAGTTCGGCGACGGTCAGGGTCAGCGGGCCGAACAGGGCGAGCAGCGCGCCCGCGCGCAGGGCGGCGGCGCTTCGCAGCATCGTCGCGGGGGCGCCGAGCCGCAGCAGCGCGGCGGTGGTGTCGGCGCGGGCCTGCCGGGCCTCGACGGCGGCCGTGAGGAGCGTCGCCACGGTGCAGCCGGTCACCAGCAGCACGCCGAGCGTGGTGAGCGGACCGAGCGACAGTCCGTCCGGGGCGTGCAGCAGCGCCATGGCGTACGCGGCCGCCAGCACCGCGCAGACCACGCCCAGGGGGCGGCCGATCCGGGTGGCCTCCGCCATGAGGATCCGGCCGGCCAGGAGCCGGAGCGCGCCGGGGCGGGCCCACTGGAGCAGCCGTCCGCACAGATGGGTCAGGCCCGGACCGGCCAGGGCCAGCCCGACGGCGGCCAGCGCCCAGCCCGCCAGGACGCCGGGGGAGGCGCCGGAGAAGGTGAGGTCGGGGGGCGTGGGGGCGGTACGGCTCGTGTACGTCTCCACGGCGAGACCCGCGGCCAGGACCGTGATGCCCCAGGGGAGACCGGAGGGGGCGGCGGTGGGGGCGTCGCCGGGCAGGGGGGTGTCCGGCAGGGCCGCGTCGGAAACGGCGGGGTCGTCGGCGGTGTCCGGTGCCGCGGCGTGCCGGGCCGAGCGCCGCGCGGCGTCCCCGGCCGCGTGCGCGGCGCTCCCGGCCGGGATCACGGCGCTCACGGCGTCAGGTGCCGCCGTCTGGGGGCCGGACGGCTCGGCGGGGTCCTCGACCACGCTCACCGTGCTCCCGGCGCCCCGGGTGGTCGAGCCCGTGGCCGCAGCCGGGACGGACGTGCCCGTCCGCGCCGTCGGCGGCCCGCCGTTGCGCACGGCCGACTCGGTGGGATCGGTGGGTCCGGTGGCGCGACCGTCCGCGGGCCGGACGATCTGCCGGCCGAAACGGCCGTAGGCCCCGAAGGTCTCGCGTGTGCTCGGGCGCCGGTACGCGCCGAAACGGCCGTACGTCCCGGCCGCCCGGGACGGGGCCGGGCCCGCCTCCCTCGGCCGCAGCGCCAGAGCCACCGCCACCGACGCGGCTGCGGGCACGATCGCGAGCAGTGTCAGGGCTCCCGGCAGCGGCAGCGGCTGGTCCGCCGCGAGGGACTCGGCGGCCGCGCCGTCGAAGGGCATGCCCGTCAGGTCGCCGCGCAGGTGCAGGAAGAACAGCAGGGCCAGCATCGAGCCCAGCGTGCAGGACAGGGCCGTCGTCGTCGCCGAGACGGCCATCAGGCGCAGCGGGCCGAGGCCGATAGCGGAGAGGCCGGGGCGGGGCTTCGTGCCGGGGTCGGTGCGGGCCACCGCGACCGCGAAGTACACCGTGGCGGCCAGGGGAGCCACGCACCAGGCCAGGCGCAGCAGGGCGGCGCCGGTGGAGCCGGGGTGGCCCAGCGCGTAGCCCAGGGCGCAGAGCAACAGGAAACCCGTCCCCGCCGAGGCCGCCGCGACCAGGAGGCGGCGCAGCTGGACGGCGGGGCGGGCGCCGCGGGTCAGACGGAGAGCGAGCACGCGGCCCGGCCTTCCGTCTCGGTGGGCCCGGCGACCGGCGGCAGGTGCACCGTCTGCACGCGCCGCCCGTCGAGCAGGGACACCGTGCGGTCGGCGAGCGCCGCGGTCTGCGCGTCGTGCGTGGCCAGGACGACCGTGATGCCGTGGGAGCGGGCCGCCGTGGTGAGGGTGCGCAGCACATGGGCGCGGTCGGCGCGGTGCAGGGGCGCCGTGGGCTCGTCGGCGAACAGCACCGACGGGGCGGGGGCGAGGGCGCGGGCGATGCACACCCGCTGCCGCTCGGCCTGCACCAGCTGGTGCGGGCGTTTGCGGGCGCCCTCGCCGATGTCCAGGCGCTCCAGCCACTCCAGGGCCACGGTCTTGGCGCGGCGGCGGCTGGTGCCGCGCAGCATCAGCGGCAGGGCGGCGTTCTCCCAGGCGTTGAGCTCCGGGACCAGCGAGGGGGCCGGGTCGATCCAGCCGAAGCGGTCCCGGCGCAGCCGCTCGCGGGTGAGGGGGCCCATGGTGTGCACGGGCATGCTGTTGAACCAGACCTCGCCGCGCCGGACGGGCACCAGGCCGGACAGACACCGCAGCAGGGTCGTCTTGCCGCTGCCGCGCGGGCCGCTGACGGCGAGGATCTCGCCCTCCCGGACGCCGAGCGAGACACCGCTGAGCGCGGGGGAGCCGTCGTCGTGCTGGAAGTGCAGGGCGCGTGCCCAGAGCACGTCGTTGTCAGGCGGGGCCTCCATGGGCGTACACCTCGGTTCAGATCCGTAGTTCCCGTGTCCATCCCCCGTGCGGGGGAACGAAGGCAGGGCCGATCGGTCACTGGCACGCTAGGCAGAAGGCGGCGGGACGCCGGACAGCACGCGGCCCCGGGCCGCCGTTTCTCACTCGAACGGGGGGCACCGGGGCCGGCGTTGATCATCCAGGCAGACGATCGGAGCGACGATCGGGGCGACGGTCAGAGCTTCGTCCACGCCTCCGACAGGGTGGCGCGCAGGATCTGCTCGATCTCGTCGAACGTCGACTGGTCGGAGATCAGCGGCGGGGCGAGCTGGACGACCGGGTCGCCGCGGTCGTCGGCGCGGCAGTACAGGCCGTTGTCGTACAGCTTCTTGGAGAGGAAGCCGTACAGGATCCGCTCGGTCTCGTCCGCGTCGAAGGACTCCTTGGTCGCCTTGTCCTTGACCAGCTCGATGCCGTAGAAGAAGCCGTTGCCGCGGACGTCGCCGACGATCGGCAGGTCGTGGAGCTTGTCCAGGGTGGAGCGGAACGCGCCCTCGTTGTCGAGGACGTGCTGGGTGAGGTTCTCGCGCTCGAAGAGGTCGAGGTTGGCCAGGCCCACGGCCGCGGATACCGGGTGGCCGCCGAAGGTGTAGCCGTGCAGGAAGGTGTTGTCGCCCTTGTAGAACGGCTCGGCCAGGCGGTCGGAGACGATGCAGGCGCCGATCGGGGAGTAGCCCGAGGTCATGCCCTTGGCGCAGGTGATCATGTCCGGGACGTAGTCGAACTTGTCGCAGGCGAAGATCGTGCCGAGCCGGCCGAAGGCGCAGATGACCTCGTCGGAGACGAGCAGCACGTCGTACTGGTCGCAGATCTCGCGGACGCGCTGGAAGTAGCCGGGCGGGGGCGGGAAGCAGCCGCCCGCGTTCTGCACCGGCTCCAGGAAGACCGCGGCGACCGTGTCCGGGCCCTCGAAGAGGATCTGCTGCTCGATCTGGTCGGCGGCCCAGCGGCCGAAGGCCTCGGGGTCGTCGCCGTGGATCGGTGCCCGGTAGATGTTCGTGTTGGGGACCTTGTGGGCGCCCGGGACGAGGGGCTCGAAGGGCGCCTTCAGCGCGGGCAGACCGGTGATGGACAAGGCGCCCTGCGGGGTGCCGTGGTAGGCGACCGCGCGGGAGATGACCTTGTACTTGGTGGGCTTGCCGACCAGCTTGAAGTACTGCTTGGCGAGCTTCCAGGCGGTCTCGACCGCCTCACCGCCACCGGTCGTGAAGAAGACCTTGTTCAGGTCGCCCGGGGCGTGGTGCGCGAGGCGCTCGGCCAGCTCGACGGCCTTGGGGTGGGCGTAGGACCACACCGGGAAGAACGCCAGCTCCTGCGCCTGCTTGGAGGCGGTCTCGGCGAGCTCGACGCGGCCGTGCCCGGCCTGCACCACGAACAGGCCGGCGAGACCGTCCAGGTAGCGCTTGCCCTGGTCGTCGTAGATGTACGTGCCCTCGCCCCGGACGATGGTGGGGACGGGGGCCTTCTCGTACGACGACATGCGCGTGAAGTGCATCCACAGGTGGTCGTACGCGGTCTGGGAGAGGTCCTTGCTCACGGCTATCGGGTCCTCACGGTTATCGGGTTCCCCACATGTAGGTCTGCTTCTTGAGCTTGAGGTAGACGAAGCTCTCGGTGGAGCGCACTCCGGGGACGGCCCGGATGCGTTTGTTGATGACGTCCAGGAGGTGGTCGTCGTCCTCGCAGACGATCTCCACCATCAGGTCGAAGGAGCCTGCGGTCATCACCACGTACTCGCACTCGGACATGGCCGTCAGCGCGTCCGCCACCGACTCCACGTCGCCCTCGACGTTGACGCCGACCATCGCCTGTCTGCGGAAGCCCACGGTGAGCGGGTCCGTGACGGCGACGATCTGCATCACGCCCTGGTCGAGCAGCTTCTGGACGCGCTGGCGCACGGCCGCCTCGGACAGGCCCACGGCCTTGCCGATGGCGGCGTACGGCCGGCGGCCGTCCTCCTGCAGCTGCTCGATGATGGCGAGGGAGACGGCGTCCAGCTGCGGCGAGCTGCCGTTCCTGGACTCGCGGGAGGACTCGCGGTGCTCCCGCGAGCCCTTCTGGTCTGCGCTTCGACTGGCCACGAGCTCACTGTGCACGAGGTCTCGACACTTCCGCAAGCCTCGATCGATGAAATTCGTTGTTTATGGAGCCGACTCCTGCGGATTCCGCACGATCGAAGGGAGCGGGGGTGTTGAAAACGTGGGTCGCCCGACTAGGGTGGGTGTCTCAAGTACTGGACATCCGAACTGGAGGGCCGGCAGTGAGCACCGAGCTGCGTCGTCTGCGCAACTACATCGGCGGTGAGTTCCGGGACGCCGCCGACGGACGGACCACCGAGGTGGTCAATCCCGCGACGGGCGAGGCGTACGCGACCGCTCCGCTGTCCGGGCAGGCGGACGTGGACGCCGCGATGGCGGCGGCCGCCGAGGCCTTCCCCGGCTGGCGCGACACCACGCCCGCCGAGCGCCAGAAGGCCCTGCTGAAGATCGCGGACGCCTTCGAGGAGCGCGCCGAGGAGCTGATCGCGGCCGAGGTGGAGAACACGGGCAAGCCGGTCGGGCTGACCCGCTCCGAGGAGATCCCGCCGATGGTCGACCAGGTCCGCTTCTTCGCGGGTGCGGCGCGGATGCTGGAGGGCCGCTCGGCCGGCGAGTACATGGAGGGCCTGACCTCCATCGTCCGCCGCGAGCCGGTCGGCGTCTGCGCGCAGGTCGCGCCGTGGAACTACCCGATGATGATGGCCGTGTGGAAGTTCGCCCCGGCGATCGCGGCGGGCAACACGGTCGTGCTGAAGCCGTCCGACACCACCCCGGCGTCCACGGTGCTGATCGCGGAGATCCTCGGCGGGATCCTGCCGAAGGGCGTCTTCAACGTCATCTGCGGCGACCGCGAGACCGGCCGCATGATGGTCGAGCACGAGATCCCGGCCATGGCCTCCATCACCGGCTCGGTGCGCGCCG
The genomic region above belongs to Streptomyces coeruleorubidus and contains:
- a CDS encoding ABC transporter ATP-binding protein, which produces MLLALQGATVRFGGRAVLDAVDLEVAEHEIVCVLGPSGSGKSTLLRAVAGLQPLDSGRVSLDGRDQAGVLAHRRGVGLMFQDHQLFPQRDVGGNVAFGLRMHGASKRQQAERVQELLDLVGLPGASRRAVAALSGGEQQRVALARALAPSPRLLMLDEPLGQLDRSLRERLVVELRELFGRLGTTVLAVTHDQGEAFALADRVVVMRDGRIAQSGTPLQVWQRPADAFVARFLGFENVVEATVGAEAADTPWGKVPVPEGAPQGTRTLLVRPAGVRLVPAGTGLRCTVTARTFKGTHVAVHLQPEDAPRLEAACALRSSPEVGDEAGVEFDAAEIVVLG
- a CDS encoding maleylpyruvate isomerase family mycothiol-dependent enzyme, with the translated sequence MTLLAHDRYCDEIAHQVALLRSVVTSGADLSGTVPTCPDWSLEDLVRHMGGAMRWVEFIVRTRAEEEVPEERVPGLAGPGTRGDAAVLDAWLAEGGEQVVAALREAGPDTKVWSWAGILNSGFWARRMTHEITVHRADATLAAGLPYDVARDVAADAIDEWLQIVEYVQRTAPQDTVGELRGPGRSIHLHATDTGSGLNAEWLVELTEDGVAWRRGHEKATVALRGPLTSVLLAFYRRLPLDAPELEVLGERELLDFWLERATFG
- a CDS encoding LAETG motif-containing sortase-dependent surface protein; the protein is MAVLSVSRRTASRRTVARSVRILGVVSASAALALGAAGNALACNINEFSAEAKCDGGKGVITVTDVDPAGIPATVTVYLENNGADQKKVGEQVVKGSREGTTITFAEDWKPNAEYRIHVKATPYVDEDIKPNLVTPATACKKAEEKPPATEPATPTPSASPSKPAEETDTPAPSPSESESTTPAGNAPAPAAGDSNLAETGANSNTGIIAGIAAVLVVVGGGAVFFGMRRRGANSDS
- a CDS encoding LOG family protein, with translation MQTMPAHAAHHDDREIETLEEFDATVSARGTLAGHRVQAVDLTDRTRELLTTDTAGAVFLGCAMREEAAAKIRTDGALVFPPVPDLPFDPYRGHVYSPDELFESLADGYEATPDARAYAWFQHTKADRDIYASMLRAVHDDSVSDALDELLSGARVVGVMGGHAMARGTQEYAGAARLGRELARAGFTVATGGGPGAMEAANLGAYAAPFGDEMLTESLELLAKAPNFTPSVTHWATAAFEIRTRWPQGGRSVGIPTWFYGHEPPNAFASHIAKYFANATREDGLLARSNAGVVFLPGAAGTVQEIFDNATPNYYESRGEPTPMVLVNRAHWTEKLPTWPLLRSLARGRSMEARIALVERIEEAPEALKRLGG
- a CDS encoding VOC family protein encodes the protein MYQQMIFVNLCVSDLGASKKFFTELGFTINEQFSDDSTASVVISDTIVVMVHTKEKYAQFTKKEIADSTKTSEVLIALSSESREKVDELVEKAVAAGGSVSGETQDHGFMYGRAFDDPDGHTFEVVWMDPSAVEG
- a CDS encoding ABC transporter ATP-binding protein encodes the protein MEAPPDNDVLWARALHFQHDDGSPALSGVSLGVREGEILAVSGPRGSGKTTLLRCLSGLVPVRRGEVWFNSMPVHTMGPLTRERLRRDRFGWIDPAPSLVPELNAWENAALPLMLRGTSRRRAKTVALEWLERLDIGEGARKRPHQLVQAERQRVCIARALAPAPSVLFADEPTAPLHRADRAHVLRTLTTAARSHGITVVLATHDAQTAALADRTVSLLDGRRVQTVHLPPVAGPTETEGRAACSLSV
- a CDS encoding aspartate aminotransferase family protein, whose amino-acid sequence is MSKDLSQTAYDHLWMHFTRMSSYEKAPVPTIVRGEGTYIYDDQGKRYLDGLAGLFVVQAGHGRVELAETASKQAQELAFFPVWSYAHPKAVELAERLAHHAPGDLNKVFFTTGGGEAVETAWKLAKQYFKLVGKPTKYKVISRAVAYHGTPQGALSITGLPALKAPFEPLVPGAHKVPNTNIYRAPIHGDDPEAFGRWAADQIEQQILFEGPDTVAAVFLEPVQNAGGCFPPPPGYFQRVREICDQYDVLLVSDEVICAFGRLGTIFACDKFDYVPDMITCAKGMTSGYSPIGACIVSDRLAEPFYKGDNTFLHGYTFGGHPVSAAVGLANLDLFERENLTQHVLDNEGAFRSTLDKLHDLPIVGDVRGNGFFYGIELVKDKATKESFDADETERILYGFLSKKLYDNGLYCRADDRGDPVVQLAPPLISDQSTFDEIEQILRATLSEAWTKL
- a CDS encoding Lrp/AsnC family transcriptional regulator, encoding MHSELVASRSADQKGSREHRESSRESRNGSSPQLDAVSLAIIEQLQEDGRRPYAAIGKAVGLSEAAVRQRVQKLLDQGVMQIVAVTDPLTVGFRRQAMVGVNVEGDVESVADALTAMSECEYVVMTAGSFDLMVEIVCEDDDHLLDVINKRIRAVPGVRSTESFVYLKLKKQTYMWGTR